AGGCCGACGCTCACGTGGAAGTCGAAATCGGAAGCGGCAAGGGAGGTTTCCTCTCCGAATACGCCCCCAAGCACCCGGACACCGTAATCATGGGTAGCGAATGGGACTACACCTGGGCAAAGTTCGCCCAACGCAAGATGGACAAGGCTGGCGCACTCGCGAATGCCACCATGCTCCGCGGTGACGTTTTCTACTTCTTGCGCGACTGCGTGAAGGACAATACGGTTGACGCTTTCCACATGTATTTCCCGGACCCGTGGCCGAAAGAACGCCACCACAAGAACAGGCTACTCCGTCCAGATTTTCTGGTGGAAGTCGCACGCGTCCTGAAACCGGGCAAGCGCATTTTCTACTGGGGAACCGACCACAAGGAATACAACGAAGTCGCCCTCGAAGTTTTCGACAACTTTAAGGGTTGCAAGATTCTGGAACGCAACACGGCGGAACCCACCGAAGGAATCATGACCGGTTTCGAGAAAAAATACCGCAAGGAAGGCCGCCCCATTTACAGAAGCGTCGTAGAATTCGAGAAATGACACTTCGTGTCAAGCTAATTTGCTAACTTATTGTCGTATGTTAAAGCACCTGTCGATTAGTGGATTTACTTTGATTGCGCATGCGGAAGTTCCTTTCCGCGATGGTTTTACGGCGATTACCGGCGAGACCGGCGCAGGAAAATCCGTACTTCTAAAGGCACTCCGCATTGTTTGCGGCGACAAGGCCCAAGCCTCGATGGTACGCACTGGCGAAGAAAAGGCCGTGGTCGAAGCCTCATTCGACATTTCGAACGAACCTCAGGTGAAGCGTGTGCTCGAAGAACTGGAGCTCGACAGCGATGACGAATTGATTATTCGCCGCGAAATCCAGGAAAACGGCAAGAGCCGCGCCCGCGTAAACGGAGCCGTCGTTGCCCTCCCCGACTTGCAGCGCCTGGGCGAAGAGCTTATCCAGATGCACGGCCAAAGCGAACAGCTCCTGCTGCGCGACATCAGAACGCATACGCAAATGCTCGACGACTTTGCCGGCAACAGCGAACTGCTTGCAACCTACACGGCCGCATGGACCGAATGGAACAAGATTCAGGATCAGATCAAGGAAACCGAGGAACGCGCGAAAAACCTCGCCGCTCAAAAGGACTTTCTGAAGTTCCAGTTCGACGAACTTTCGAAAGCATCCCTCAAGGAAGGCGAAGAAGAAGCGCTCGAAGAAAAGGTGAACAGCGCAAGCAAGCAGGAAGCGGAAACCCGCTACCTGAACGAGATTCAGGGAATGCTCGGCGGCGAGAACGGCCTCCTGGACCAGGTGCAAATTCTCTCGTCAAAGCTACGCACCCTTGCAACAAAGCTCCCCGACTACGAAGATTATCTGAAGTCGCTCGAAGAAGTGACCGACCCTTACGAAAGCGTCTGCAAGGA
The DNA window shown above is from uncultured Fibrobacter sp. and carries:
- the trmB gene encoding tRNA (guanosine(46)-N7)-methyltransferase TrmB; the protein is MSDIENTEEVEKEVVIPEFFRDLKEDPESKGLWHYVFRTHGDRKPIATPDGLPHKLDFEWKDMFPQIAGKADAHVEVEIGSGKGGFLSEYAPKHPDTVIMGSEWDYTWAKFAQRKMDKAGALANATMLRGDVFYFLRDCVKDNTVDAFHMYFPDPWPKERHHKNRLLRPDFLVEVARVLKPGKRIFYWGTDHKEYNEVALEVFDNFKGCKILERNTAEPTEGIMTGFEKKYRKEGRPIYRSVVEFEK
- the recN gene encoding DNA repair protein RecN is translated as MLKHLSISGFTLIAHAEVPFRDGFTAITGETGAGKSVLLKALRIVCGDKAQASMVRTGEEKAVVEASFDISNEPQVKRVLEELELDSDDELIIRREIQENGKSRARVNGAVVALPDLQRLGEELIQMHGQSEQLLLRDIRTHTQMLDDFAGNSELLATYTAAWTEWNKIQDQIKETEERAKNLAAQKDFLKFQFDELSKASLKEGEEEALEEKVNSASKQEAETRYLNEIQGMLGGENGLLDQVQILSSKLRTLATKLPDYEDYLKSLEEVTDPYESVCKDLLRLRPSAAMSAADIDRANARIAAIQKLKRKYRTDVAGLIALTEQRREELSSLENLDADLEELSRQSKKAHEALQATALKLTASRQEAAARYDKSVSEILHTLGMPKAIFTTSIVMQSLSPNGADKIEFTLAPNPGEGFKSLQKAVSGGELSRVLLSIKTVMAELDHVPLLIFDEVDSGISGEVGNSIGNALKDLGKHHQVLTITHLHQVASRAVNQLAVSKEEIEGRTYTHVVELDYNGRINEISRMLGGESETIREHARQLLDV